The DNA window ATTAGAAAAAAGTCCATTTGATGTTAGTCATATATGGGGGAAAATAAACAGCCTGCATTTACTAAAAAGACAGAATGAGATTAATATTTGTTTTAATCAATTAGATATAATGCATAATGTGGTCAGGAATTCTGGTGATGGATTAACAAAAGAAACGGCATATTGCATTAATAATGTACAATTTGAGTGGTTCTTAATTAATTTATTGGACCTAAAAGCCACTAAAAATCCAGAGACAATTGATAAAATTTACGAGTATGTTTTGTTAGAAAAAAACGATAAAAACATTAATGGTTTATATTTTAATGTTGAAAAGGTACAATATACTATTGAATATCAAAATTAAAAACACATCTAATCAGTCATTTAACTAAATTATTATGAAATTATTCTTCCTTTTGTTACTATTTATACCATTAAACGAAATTAAAAAATCGCCATCGGACTTTGAAAATGAGCTAAATTACATTGTTAAAGATTTCAGAGAAGATATAATGGACGAATATAAGTGTAAAAAATTAATGAACAATGCAGGTTCTATTTTTGATGAAATTGAAGAAGAATTAAAGGAAACAAATAAGTTTACCCCCTATGAAATTAGCCAACTAAGAGAGCTAAAAACTAAAGCTGATGCTTTACAATCTTATATTGGAGGTATTGGAGGTTGTGCAAGTGCTATGTTTCCAACTTTTAAGGAATTTGAAATAGCAAATCAAATGGTACGTGGATCCGTTACTTATGCTAATCAAGGAAAATTTTGTGTAGATTTTATATCGGTCACAATAGGAAATTATGTCGTTTATATGGCTAAAAACAATACTTCAACAAATTATATGGTAAAATACAATTGGAAAAATAATACCGGAACTTCAAAAGGAAATGGAACTATGGGACTCCCTGAAAAAACAGTCAGGAGCATTTACAATAATAGAAGTAATCAAACACAAAATAGAATTACGATTGTGGGAGTTACTTGTACTCCAATTTGAATAATGTAAAATTTAAATTTAAGAAAACATAAAAGCAGAGAAGCTGAAAACTGAATAGAGTAAGCAAAAAAAAATCTATTTTAAAATGAAAAAATTAATTTTCACACTAGCATTTTTGCTGATGACAATTGCAAATTTTGGTCAAAATATTACCTATTCTAAAGATTATTTAGGAAATACTGTCGCAAAAGATCAATACGGAAATGTTTTAGCTACAGGATCAACAGATTACTTAGGAAACTTTGTTTGGAAAGACAAATATGGAAATGTAATAAATACTGAATCAAAAGATTACACTGGAAATACAGTAAAAAAAGATAGTTATGGTAATGTTCAAACTACACAATCTACAGATTATTTAGGAAATGAAGTAGTAAAAGACCAATACGGGAATATTATTTATACTTTATCTGAAGATTATCTTGGAAATATTGTCAAAAAAGACAAGTACGGAAATGTACTTGGAACCTATAAAAAAGACTATTTAGGTAATTGGGTTTATTATCCTAATAAATAACAATAAAAACAAAACATTATGAAAAGAATAATCCTACTCTTTATGATATTATTAGCAATGTCTGGGTACTCACAAAACAGATATTCGAATTATTCAACAGCTAAAATGGAACCATTAACACAAGCTGAAATAATGGCAGTTCCTTTGGCATTACAAGCCAAATACGATAATAATCAAAAATATTTGTATCAATTAAAAAAATGGGTGCTTGAATTAAAAACATCCATTAAGATAGAACCCTTTTTGGGGAGATTAGAAGGGGAATATAGTGTTTTAACTTCAATGGAAAACGATGATTTAGCTCGTGCTACCAAATTATTAAACCAGAGAGAAATTGGAATTCAAGAAATTATTACAGAATATAATTTATTCATTTCTAAACAAAGCTCTCAAATCCAAACAACTCAAGGTTTAACTGAAAGTAAAAATCCACAAACAAGTGAAGATGAAAATTATGGAAATAAGGGTTTTGAATCTTATAAAAATAAAAACTTTACTAATGCTATACTCTATTGTTCAAAAGCCCTAGAAATAGAGCCAGAAAACACCGACATACTTTTTTTAAGAGCATTGTCAAAAAGCGAAATGAACGATAGATACGGAGCAATAAATGACTACGATAAGATAATATCAATGGAGGGAAGAATTACGCCTATAAGTTATAAATTCTCTACTGTTTATAACAATAAAGCCTATTGTTTAGTATGTCTTGGAGAATATAATACAGCGATGCCCTTTATTCAAAAAGCATTGCAATTAGACCAGACAGAATGGTATATCTGGGATACAAGAGCAGAAATTTTCTTGAATCTAGGGGAATTCGACAAATGTATTTCTGATTGTACAAAAGCAATAAGCATCAAAGCAAATGGAAACTCTTTTTTGGTTAGAGGATTGGCATATATTAAAAAAGGAGAAAAAACTAAAGGTTGTCAAGATTTATCAAAAGCAGGAGAATTGGGCGAAGATACTGCATATCAAAAAATAAAAGAACACTGTAACAGAAAATAAAAAAATGACAACAATTTTAATATTTATAATAATTATTACTTTGTTTATTTTCCTTATATCCAATGCTAAAACTAATAATAAAAACAATAATAAACAAGGGGATTTAAAACGATCCAGTTATGATGGTGCAATTCCTATAGACATAAAATTAGATCGATGTGATTATATATGTAATGATCCTTCAAAGTATAAATTTCATCTTATGATTTACCATTATATTTCAAAAGATCAAGTAAAACAAATTAGTTTACAACAAATTGCGAATAGTTTTAATTGCCACTCATCCGACGCAAAAGAGGTTTTTTTTAAGAAATTAAGAACTTTTAAACTGGAGTTTGTTATAAAAAAAAGAGACGAAAGAGTTTATGAAATGCATAAACACCTACAATCACGGAATTTAACTATTAAACCAGAAGATACACCAGCTGCATTTATGGAGGAATGGATTAATGAATATATTGAAAATAAAGAATACCAATATCGAAAAAGAACAAAGCTTGAAGTTATAGAAGATATAGTGGCATTATATCCCGAATATGGAAAAATCATTATTTTGGGTAATAAAGAATTAGAAGAAAAGTATTTAGATGACAATCCTTTTGTGTTAGATTTAATAATGGATGAACTTGCATATTCGGATGAGCCAGCTGAAAGATGCCGTTTAAAAGCGATTAAGGTTAGGTGGAATGATGATGATTTTAAAGAAGCTTTTAGAATAATTGATTTAGGATTAGAATTTAACGACCCTTACACGGAACCTTTTCTTTACTCATTAAAAGTTGATTGCTTTGAGAAGCTTTCAAATTATACTCTTGCGCTAGAAAATATGAACAAAGCAATAGAGTCAATACAAAAGAACCTTCCTGATAATTTTTATCAAATATGTTGTTTTTATAAAACTAGAAGTGAAATTAAAGATAAACTTAATGATATAATTGGAGCAATGCAAGACAAGGAAAAAGCTGAAATATTCGACTCAAAATATGAAGCTAACAAAACAGCTGATGAAAATTATAACGATTTACCATTTTAAAAATAAATAATATGATTTGGGCAATTATATTCGGAATAGCAGTAGTTTTTATCTTTAATATTGTTTCTAATAATTTTAAAGATAAAGTATCTCTGGCAGGAACAAGCTTAGAAGAAAAATTTAGTATCCTAATCAGCAAAATTAATGATGAGGCATTTAACGGCGAAGCAATCGTAACCAAAGGTTCTATAAATGGATGTTTGAATATTTTCAATCCAAACGGTAGTCAACACTTTGTAGAAATTATGTATAGCTATGGCAATTTACAAATTACTTGGAAATATAAATACTACCAAAAAGAAATGATTTATAATAGATCATTTCTAAACATTAGAAATTTAAGTTCATTTGAGGAAATTAAAGTTGCAAATATTCTAATTCAAGAAGTTAGTGATAAAATTGAAAATCATAAATTAATTGTAATGAAAGATTTATATTAAAAAATACATAAATGAAAAAACTACAACTTTTTATAATATTATTTCCAATAATATCTATATCACAAGATCGAATTTCAGCTTCAGTTGGGAATAATGAGATTTATATTGAAACGTATAAACACTATGAGTTTGACGATAGTTATTCTCTACAAAAAGCTTATAGATTAGGTCCGTCAAGTGCTAAAGTTTTAAAAGACGGAATCAAAACAGCGGTTAAATGGGCGGAACTTAACCAAAAGTATAATAGAGAATTTAATAAAGAAATTTCTCGTTTCAGTGTTATGGAAAAAGAAATTTATAAATTTTATCAAAAATATATAAATGAATTTTCAGATGAATTAATAATGACATTTAAAGGATTAGAGTCAGGGGAATTTGAATTTGAAATAAAAAACAATGATGATTTTATAGATTTTATAAGAATTAATGATTTGGAAATGTTAATTAATTTTCAAAACCTAATAAATGGAAAATCTGTAAATAATGAAATAGACGAACTTTTTAAAAAATAAATATGAAAACATTAAAAATTATTTTTGGAGTATTATTACTAATAGGTCTTTTGGGATCAATTATAAGTTTTTTCAAAGAAGTCAATACTTATGAAGCATCCGATTTATTCGGTCATTTAATAGCAATAGCTTTAATTTCTTGGGCTGTATATGCGTTATTAAAACCATCTAAAACTACATAATGAAAAAACTATCAATATTAATATGCTTGATTATTTCAAGCTTTACTGTCTTAGCACAATATAAAGTTAAAACCGTAAAAAGACCTGACGGAATTACCCTCAACTATTTTAATCCTATTCCGGTAGCCAGAGCTAATAACTGGGATGCTGGACTATCCTTGTATAAAAACCCAGACAATAACACCTACTTTGTTGCAATTTCAGTGGTGTTTAAAAATGCAGTTGCTAAAGAATTGAACGGAAATTTATTGATCCAAACAACTGGCAAAAATGGGATTTCTTTAGAACCAATTTATAATAGATTAGTTACTATGAATGGAAGAGAAGTTGCAGCATCTATGTATTATTTAACAGAAAGAGATATAAACGAACTTAAATCAAATCCGACAAAATTGATTTCTTTTAATCTAAATGATGAAATTATTGCATTGAATCTAACCGAAAATAGAGATGTATTAATAAAAGAGTTTTCAATATTAAGCAACATACGTGTTTTGAAAACACAAACGAAAG is part of the Flavobacterium nackdongense genome and encodes:
- a CDS encoding DUF4919 domain-containing protein produces the protein MIKKYALAFFILFSTVVFSQQKPNYELIEKNIKDENPEYYYTSLLERYRKGDKSMTLKQCEHLYYGFAFQDNFKNFRYKALTDSIAKYEKNEDKLDPKNILKQLDFRNQILEKSPFDVSHIWGKINSLHLLKRQNEINICFNQLDIMHNVVRNSGDGLTKETAYCINNVQFEWFLINLLDLKATKNPETIDKIYEYVLLEKNDKNINGLYFNVEKVQYTIEYQN
- a CDS encoding tetratricopeptide repeat protein, which encodes MKRIILLFMILLAMSGYSQNRYSNYSTAKMEPLTQAEIMAVPLALQAKYDNNQKYLYQLKKWVLELKTSIKIEPFLGRLEGEYSVLTSMENDDLARATKLLNQREIGIQEIITEYNLFISKQSSQIQTTQGLTESKNPQTSEDENYGNKGFESYKNKNFTNAILYCSKALEIEPENTDILFLRALSKSEMNDRYGAINDYDKIISMEGRITPISYKFSTVYNNKAYCLVCLGEYNTAMPFIQKALQLDQTEWYIWDTRAEIFLNLGEFDKCISDCTKAISIKANGNSFLVRGLAYIKKGEKTKGCQDLSKAGELGEDTAYQKIKEHCNRK